A single genomic interval of Methanocalculus natronophilus harbors:
- a CDS encoding DUF2179 domain-containing protein: MEILGIPFTDLYTWVIIPALIILARILDVSMGTIRIIFVARGYRFLAPAIGFFEVIIWLLAIGEIMKNLDNPASYIAYGLGFAIGNYLGILLEDHLSIGQVIVRVITSRDATQLIESLKQKNYGITSIDAEGATGDVKLIFLVIKRSHLTEVINQIKHFNPNAFYSVEDVRSVKEGVFPLEKKGFLSSRYNAMKVRRKQK; the protein is encoded by the coding sequence ATGGAGATCCTGGGTATACCGTTTACTGATCTCTATACCTGGGTGATCATACCCGCTTTAATCATTCTTGCCCGGATTCTCGACGTCAGTATGGGGACAATCCGGATCATCTTTGTTGCCCGGGGGTATCGTTTCCTTGCACCGGCAATCGGCTTTTTTGAGGTGATCATCTGGCTTCTTGCCATCGGCGAGATCATGAAGAACCTCGATAACCCTGCCTCCTATATTGCATACGGCCTTGGATTTGCCATTGGCAACTATCTGGGGATACTGCTTGAGGATCATCTCTCAATCGGGCAGGTGATCGTCAGGGTGATCACAAGCCGTGATGCCACACAGCTCATTGAATCACTAAAACAGAAAAATTATGGAATCACCTCGATAGATGCGGAAGGTGCAACCGGTGACGTCAAACTGATCTTCCTTGTTATCAAACGATCCCACCTGACTGAAGTGATCAACCAGATAAAACACTTCAATCCAAATGCATTCTATTCAGTCGAGGATGTCCGGTCTGTGAAAGAAGGGGTATTTCCCCTTGAAAAAAAGGGTTTTCTCAGCTCACGGTATAATGCAATGAAGGTGAGGCGGAAACAGAAGTGA
- a CDS encoding aconitase X, which translates to MELDRSDEEVLNGEYGETPRMMLEILIALGKIYDAERLIPVSSVQVSGASYKTIGDAGLEWLEGLDARAVVPSFLNPIGMPREQWSEMGIDEHFAAKQQEILNAYRRLGIRLTCTCTPYYHQIVQYGDHLAWSESSAVAYANSVLGARTNREGGPSALASALIGKTPEYGLHIMKNRIPDLIIELDDPDAAKEWGIAEYGALGYLAGKEAGNRIPYFRGIRGNRDRLKALGAAMAATGAVALFHVEGITPETRVPFIKQSLSADTETISLSVADVHEVFSETEVNAIAVGCPHLSEDELRSLAALLSGKKVKKEFFVFVSEEMMKEHRDLVMTIDKSGARVYADTCMVVSPATDRLGSVMTNSGKAFTYLPAMCGVVPRLGTIEECVRVATE; encoded by the coding sequence ATGGAGCTGGATAGATCTGATGAAGAGGTACTGAATGGAGAATACGGCGAGACGCCACGGATGATGCTTGAGATATTAATCGCACTTGGAAAGATCTACGATGCAGAACGCCTCATCCCGGTCTCGAGTGTCCAGGTGAGCGGAGCCTCGTATAAGACCATCGGCGATGCAGGCCTCGAATGGCTCGAAGGCCTTGACGCACGTGCGGTTGTCCCCTCCTTCCTGAACCCGATCGGGATGCCGCGGGAGCAGTGGAGCGAGATGGGGATTGACGAACATTTTGCGGCGAAACAGCAGGAGATCCTCAATGCCTACAGGCGGCTTGGCATCCGCCTCACCTGCACCTGCACCCCCTACTACCACCAGATCGTGCAGTATGGGGATCACCTTGCCTGGTCAGAATCCTCAGCGGTTGCCTATGCGAACTCGGTTCTCGGCGCACGGACAAACCGCGAGGGGGGTCCGTCTGCGCTTGCCTCTGCACTGATAGGGAAGACGCCGGAGTACGGCCTTCATATCATGAAGAACCGGATACCCGATCTCATCATCGAACTGGATGATCCGGATGCTGCAAAAGAGTGGGGTATAGCAGAATATGGAGCGCTTGGGTATCTTGCCGGGAAAGAGGCAGGAAACCGGATTCCATACTTCCGTGGTATCAGGGGGAACCGCGACCGCCTCAAGGCGCTTGGGGCTGCGATGGCAGCAACAGGAGCAGTCGCCCTCTTCCATGTGGAAGGCATCACCCCGGAGACGAGAGTGCCGTTTATCAAACAGTCGTTATCTGCAGATACCGAGACGATATCGCTTTCAGTTGCAGATGTGCATGAGGTCTTCTCTGAGACAGAGGTGAATGCAATCGCTGTTGGATGTCCGCACCTCTCTGAAGATGAACTGAGATCCCTTGCTGCTCTCCTCTCCGGGAAAAAGGTTAAAAAAGAGTTTTTTGTCTTTGTTTCAGAAGAGATGATGAAAGAGCACCGCGATCTCGTCATGACAATTGATAAGTCCGGTGCACGGGTTTATGCGGATACCTGCATGGTCGTCTCACCGGCAACGGACCGGCTTGGATCGGTGATGACCAACTCCGGCAAGGCATTCACCTATCT
- a CDS encoding HD domain-containing protein has protein sequence MIKDPVHGDIEVNQEIRSLLDIPAIQRLRMIRQLGFSFLVYPGANHTRFEHALGTMHLAGQLCTRLCLHDDESRLLRAAALLHDIGHGPFSHAIEPLIRAFFGHGHDRVDHLLEDAETSRALTRLGADPGEVAGVIDGTHPLAGVIHGELDVDRMDYLRRDAHYTGVPYGSVDSSRIIRSIFLSEKGPVLDESGVQAAESLLVARTLMRPSVYYHHVSRIAERMFLVAALDHCDHGGDPQSLILMDDPACVTAFRESDSFVTRSIIKSLLTRKLYKRAVYVGVGSINRLRIPQPDLRESMRLAEEIAECAGVLPHEVCVDIPEFPEDMVMEVYVQNRHDVISIEEISPLIRGMNEIRRSQWRLGIYCPHGLEDAVARAAAGVLNVRPPTKQDKLPIETE, from the coding sequence ATGATCAAGGATCCGGTCCATGGCGATATTGAGGTGAACCAGGAGATCCGATCCCTCCTTGACATACCTGCCATCCAGCGTCTCCGGATGATCCGCCAGCTCGGCTTCTCGTTTCTGGTCTATCCGGGTGCCAACCATACCCGGTTCGAACATGCACTCGGGACGATGCACCTTGCCGGACAGCTCTGCACCCGTCTCTGCCTGCATGATGATGAGTCACGGCTCCTGAGGGCAGCGGCTCTTCTCCATGATATCGGCCACGGGCCGTTTTCGCATGCAATCGAGCCGCTGATCCGGGCTTTCTTCGGTCATGGCCATGACCGGGTTGACCATCTCCTTGAAGATGCCGAAACATCCCGTGCTCTCACCCGCCTTGGAGCTGATCCCGGGGAGGTTGCCGGGGTTATTGATGGCACGCACCCGCTTGCAGGGGTCATTCATGGTGAGCTGGATGTGGACCGGATGGACTACCTCAGGCGGGATGCACATTATACCGGTGTTCCCTATGGCTCGGTTGACTCGAGCAGGATCATCAGGAGCATCTTCCTCTCGGAAAAAGGCCCTGTCCTTGATGAGTCAGGTGTCCAGGCAGCAGAATCTCTCCTGGTTGCCCGGACACTGATGAGGCCGTCTGTCTATTACCACCATGTCTCAAGGATTGCTGAGCGGATGTTTCTGGTAGCGGCACTGGATCATTGCGACCATGGTGGTGATCCACAATCCCTGATCCTGATGGATGATCCCGCATGTGTAACAGCTTTCCGGGAATCAGATAGTTTCGTCACGAGATCGATTATCAAAAGCCTGCTGACGAGAAAACTCTACAAGCGTGCGGTGTATGTCGGGGTCGGCTCGATTAACCGTCTCCGTATACCGCAGCCGGATCTCCGTGAATCCATGCGGCTTGCAGAAGAGATTGCTGAGTGTGCAGGTGTTCTGCCGCATGAGGTCTGTGTGGATATCCCGGAGTTTCCCGAGGATATGGTGATGGAGGTCTATGTACAGAACCGCCATGACGTCATATCAATCGAGGAGATCTCGCCTTTAATCAGGGGCATGAACGAGATCAGGCGTTCACAGTGGCGGCTTGGAATCTATTGCCCGCATGGCCTTGAGGATGCCGTCGCCCGGGCAGCAGCCGGGGTGCTGAACGTACGGCCCCCGACAAAACAAGATAAGCTCCCAATAGAAACAGAGTAA
- a CDS encoding UbiX family flavin prenyltransferase, with the protein MKELVIGVTGASGMIYAARLLAVLEKECRVHLIISETAEMIAGLEGISFADYHCIHEENADLASAIASGSFRFDGMVIIPCSMKTLGGIAHGISDSLIGRAADVCLKERRPLILVPRETPYSRVHLTNMLAAHDAGAVILPASPPFYQNPGGIEDLADMIVQRVLDHLRIDHTVGSRWSGYHA; encoded by the coding sequence ATGAAAGAACTGGTCATTGGAGTGACAGGTGCAAGCGGGATGATCTATGCCGCCAGGCTGCTTGCTGTTCTTGAGAAGGAGTGCCGGGTGCACCTGATCATAAGTGAGACAGCTGAGATGATAGCAGGACTTGAAGGGATCTCGTTTGCGGACTACCACTGTATCCACGAAGAGAACGCAGATCTCGCAAGCGCAATTGCAAGCGGATCGTTTCGGTTTGACGGGATGGTCATCATCCCCTGTTCGATGAAGACGCTTGGCGGGATTGCGCATGGCATATCAGATTCCTTAATCGGAAGGGCCGCTGATGTCTGTTTGAAAGAGCGGCGGCCGCTGATCCTTGTCCCGAGGGAGACACCGTATTCAAGGGTTCATCTCACCAACATGCTTGCCGCACATGATGCAGGTGCTGTTATCCTCCCCGCATCACCTCCATTCTACCAGAATCCAGGTGGAATCGAGGATCTTGCCGATATGATCGTCCAGCGTGTTTTGGATCATCTCAGAATCGATCATACTGTTGGCTCGCGATGGAGCGGATACCATGCGTGA
- the aspS gene encoding aspartate--tRNA(Asn) ligase has protein sequence MRIPVAEVTADMERAAIAGWVHEERDLGGLAFFLVRDRTGIIQVTVPKKKVPEEVLKAIKEVSRESVVRVEGVVKATEKAPGGRELVPETFVILAKAASPLPLDVAEKVPAEIDTRLDARFLDVRRPKIASIFAIRSRVMETVHSFLFREGFLHITTPKVVAAATEGGTELFPIAYFEKEAFLSQSPQLYKQMMMSAGCEKVFEIGPIFRAEEHNTVRHLNEATSIDIEVSFADHEDVMQILERMMHEVYTSVADDCGSHLEHLGIRDLEIPGRTLARLPYAEAIEIAAEKIEEPIQYGDDLGTASERAIGEEMGEHYFITEWPTAIRPYYAMPSAADDSICNAFDLMHPKMELSSGAQRCHVYEILVRQLQAKGLSPEGFEFYLRPFQYGMPPHAGWGLGAERLVMTICGLQNIREAVLFPRDRHRVTP, from the coding sequence ATGCGTATACCAGTAGCAGAGGTAACAGCCGATATGGAACGGGCCGCGATCGCCGGGTGGGTCCATGAAGAGCGGGATCTTGGTGGTCTTGCATTCTTCCTGGTACGTGATCGGACAGGGATCATCCAGGTGACTGTTCCAAAGAAGAAAGTCCCAGAAGAAGTTCTTAAAGCCATAAAAGAGGTCTCGCGTGAGTCTGTTGTCAGGGTTGAAGGAGTCGTCAAGGCCACAGAGAAGGCACCCGGGGGCCGCGAGCTGGTTCCCGAGACATTTGTGATCCTCGCAAAGGCAGCCTCCCCGCTTCCCCTTGATGTTGCCGAGAAGGTGCCTGCCGAGATCGATACCCGGCTCGATGCACGGTTCCTTGATGTCAGGCGGCCAAAGATCGCTTCTATCTTTGCGATCCGCTCACGCGTCATGGAGACGGTGCATTCTTTCCTCTTTCGTGAAGGGTTTCTGCATATCACCACCCCGAAGGTGGTTGCCGCAGCCACAGAGGGTGGAACCGAACTCTTCCCGATAGCATACTTTGAGAAAGAGGCGTTCCTGAGCCAGAGCCCGCAGCTGTATAAACAGATGATGATGTCGGCAGGATGTGAAAAAGTCTTTGAGATTGGGCCAATATTCCGGGCAGAAGAACATAACACCGTCCGGCACTTAAACGAGGCAACCTCAATTGATATCGAGGTCAGTTTTGCCGATCATGAGGATGTGATGCAGATCCTGGAGAGGATGATGCATGAGGTATACACCTCAGTTGCAGACGACTGTGGAAGCCACCTTGAGCACCTCGGTATCCGCGATCTTGAGATCCCGGGCAGAACACTCGCGAGGCTGCCCTATGCCGAGGCTATTGAGATTGCTGCTGAAAAGATCGAAGAGCCGATCCAGTACGGCGATGATCTCGGCACCGCATCGGAACGTGCAATCGGCGAAGAGATGGGGGAGCATTACTTTATTACCGAGTGGCCGACTGCCATCCGGCCGTACTATGCGATGCCGTCTGCAGCAGATGATTCAATCTGCAACGCATTTGACCTGATGCACCCAAAAATGGAGCTCTCATCAGGCGCACAGCGCTGCCATGTCTATGAGATCCTTGTCAGACAGCTCCAGGCAAAAGGGCTGTCTCCTGAGGGTTTTGAGTTTTATCTCAGGCCCTTCCAGTACGGGATGCCGCCGCATGCCGGATGGGGACTTGGTGCCGAGCGGCTCGTGATGACGATCTGCGGACTCCAGAATATCCGTGAAGCGGTCCTCTTCCCGCGGGATCGCCACCGTGTCACCCCATAG
- the cofD gene encoding 2-phospho-L-lactate transferase, translating into MITLLSGGTGTPKLLQGIRQIENDPDISVIVNTAEDIWVSGNHLSPDIDTVLYLFAGILNTETWWGIRGDSFETNRYLERIGLPESIAIGDRDRAVHIARGELLRQGKTLTEATDATGAALGVQARVLPMCDTPVATCVAAETGPMHFQEYWVKHRGNVRISGIIRQAETPPVATEASIDAIQRSEAVIIGPSNPVTSIGPILECRGMREALAEAFVIAVSPFIGSRPISGPAAALMEAWGKTPDSRGTREAYGDIVDIFVQDTRDEIEVGGSLRLDTMMTGIRQSESLAWDLLSLVRAR; encoded by the coding sequence ATGATCACGCTCCTCTCAGGCGGAACAGGAACCCCGAAGCTGCTCCAGGGCATCCGCCAGATCGAAAACGATCCCGATATCTCTGTCATCGTCAATACCGCAGAGGATATCTGGGTATCGGGAAACCATCTCTCACCTGATATCGATACGGTTCTGTACCTCTTTGCCGGTATCCTGAATACCGAGACCTGGTGGGGGATCCGGGGCGACAGTTTTGAGACCAACCGGTACCTGGAGCGGATCGGTCTGCCGGAATCGATCGCAATCGGTGACCGGGACCGGGCTGTCCATATCGCACGCGGCGAACTGCTCAGGCAAGGAAAGACACTCACAGAGGCAACAGACGCAACTGGAGCAGCACTCGGCGTCCAGGCGCGGGTGCTGCCGATGTGTGACACGCCTGTTGCAACCTGCGTCGCAGCAGAGACCGGGCCGATGCATTTCCAGGAGTACTGGGTGAAGCACCGGGGCAATGTCCGGATATCCGGGATCATCCGGCAGGCTGAGACGCCCCCTGTTGCAACCGAGGCTTCTATCGATGCAATTCAGCGAAGCGAAGCGGTGATCATCGGGCCGTCAAACCCCGTCACCAGCATCGGGCCGATCCTTGAGTGCAGAGGGATGCGTGAGGCGCTTGCTGAAGCCTTTGTCATTGCGGTCAGCCCCTTTATCGGGAGCAGGCCAATCTCTGGTCCTGCTGCCGCACTGATGGAAGCCTGGGGAAAAACTCCTGATTCCCGGGGGACACGTGAAGCCTACGGCGATATCGTCGATATCTTTGTCCAGGATACCCGTGACGAGATCGAGGTGGGCGGCAGCCTCAGGCTCGATACCATGATGACCGGGATTCGGCAGAGCGAATCACTCGCCTGGGACCTCCTCTCGCTTGTCCGTGCCCGATAG
- a CDS encoding ribonucleotide reductase N-terminal alpha domain-containing protein yields the protein MSATMRDHILKSRYLLPGEETFSDLCRRVADAVGRDETEREVFFRMLERCRFLPNSPALMNAGTASSQLAACFVLPVGSTVPEIFESMKQGAVIQVSGGVLGMSAAGVSSALASLQSSAQQVSPSSRPQWYAGQTTGIAWRKERGYTWSGEPGADGSVDPDLPQPDPDDDSDPPYGRDQE from the coding sequence ATGTCAGCCACCATGCGGGACCATATCCTGAAGAGCCGGTACCTGCTCCCTGGTGAAGAGACGTTCTCTGATCTCTGCCGGCGTGTTGCAGACGCTGTCGGAAGAGATGAGACCGAGCGAGAGGTTTTCTTCCGGATGTTGGAGCGGTGCCGGTTTCTTCCGAATTCACCGGCCCTGATGAATGCCGGAACCGCCAGCAGCCAGCTTGCAGCCTGTTTTGTCCTGCCGGTCGGATCAACAGTTCCTGAAATCTTTGAGAGTATGAAGCAGGGTGCAGTCATCCAGGTCTCAGGCGGGGTGCTCGGGATGTCGGCAGCAGGGGTTTCTTCAGCGCTTGCAAGCCTCCAGAGCAGCGCGCAGCAGGTCTCTCCCTCCAGCCGGCCGCAATGGTATGCAGGCCAGACGACCGGGATTGCATGGAGGAAGGAGCGTGGATATACCTGGAGTGGAGAACCAGGTGCTGATGGGTCCGTGGATCCGGATCTGCCACAACCCGATCCCGATGATGATTCAGATCCCCCGTATGGGAGGGATCAGGAGTAA
- a CDS encoding HEAT repeat domain-containing protein, with protein sequence MGFLKGLRSRFGRGRKTVEDEADAEEHLPRISLDDSLGSPDPEVRIHAIHAISEIGAAAVPLLIDALRDESWRVRRAAASGLGKIGEPAIQPMIKAFEGARTDVRRELIRALGIAGDRAFPSLAAALDDPDSGIRSGAVSAIALTKAGNRGDALQKALHDPDPGVRAAAAAAFGYLPGEQAMPVLKNLLSDPVEEVRTAAVSAAIRIGKPAVPPLLAQLPETDPAFRESVEQALIGIGTAGRSDVVTLLRHQDPAIRESGVRILGGIGDLNTVSHLIGALADPDPEVRNCTIAALTGFGKAALPEVTAAFENDNPRIREGAMEILAGMGDPAVPTMITYLSHDDPVMKKRAAVVLGEIGNYEAHEPLTDLIHDSDPGVRRVAFEALEQIKRR encoded by the coding sequence ATGGGTTTCTTGAAAGGGCTCAGATCCCGTTTCGGCAGGGGCAGAAAGACTGTTGAGGATGAGGCAGACGCTGAAGAGCACCTGCCCCGCATTTCACTGGACGATTCACTTGGAAGTCCCGATCCAGAGGTTCGGATCCATGCAATACATGCGATCAGCGAGATCGGGGCTGCAGCGGTTCCGCTCCTGATTGACGCACTCAGGGATGAAAGCTGGAGGGTCAGGAGAGCAGCGGCATCAGGACTTGGAAAGATTGGTGAACCCGCAATTCAGCCCATGATCAAGGCTTTTGAGGGTGCGAGAACCGATGTCAGGAGGGAGTTGATCCGGGCACTTGGTATTGCAGGAGACCGGGCATTCCCATCCCTTGCCGCTGCCCTTGACGATCCAGACAGCGGGATCAGATCAGGAGCAGTCTCTGCGATTGCATTGACAAAAGCCGGTAATCGGGGAGACGCGCTCCAAAAAGCACTACATGATCCCGATCCCGGTGTCAGGGCAGCTGCCGCAGCAGCGTTTGGATACCTCCCCGGCGAACAGGCGATGCCGGTGCTCAAAAATCTCCTCTCCGACCCCGTGGAGGAGGTTCGGACCGCTGCGGTATCTGCTGCCATCCGGATTGGAAAGCCGGCAGTTCCCCCTCTTCTTGCGCAACTGCCCGAAACTGATCCCGCGTTCAGGGAGTCTGTTGAGCAGGCGCTGATCGGGATAGGAACAGCTGGCCGATCAGATGTTGTCACGCTTCTTCGCCACCAGGATCCGGCAATACGTGAATCCGGTGTCCGGATACTCGGCGGGATTGGTGATCTGAATACCGTCTCCCACCTCATCGGTGCGCTTGCCGACCCTGATCCCGAGGTCAGGAACTGCACCATTGCAGCACTTACAGGTTTTGGAAAAGCCGCGCTCCCCGAAGTCACAGCCGCATTTGAGAACGATAACCCCCGTATCCGGGAAGGGGCTATGGAGATCCTCGCAGGCATGGGTGATCCTGCTGTTCCCACCATGATCACCTATCTCTCACATGACGATCCGGTCATGAAAAAGCGTGCAGCAGTCGTGCTTGGTGAAATCGGAAACTACGAGGCACATGAGCCCCTCACCGATCTCATCCATGACAGCGATCCGGGTGTGCGACGGGTTGCATTTGAAGCGCTTGAGCAGATCAAGAGGCGGTAA
- a CDS encoding UbiD family decarboxylase, whose translation MRDFIEELRERDLLIDVEEETGLVFEAAKMAKSTDKPLFFHKFGGGSRGVMNVTATRETLALALGVDPAAMVPALARCRYDGRVVEEGTLPTHTPDLGQIPVLTHFPLDAGPYITAGIVFSSFGGVENAAIHRMLVTGKDRLTARIVEGRHTYQLQRSACSAGEKLPVGIAIGVHPAVTFASCTRVPEGKELAYAAELMGGELRVQTLQNGVCVPEAEYILEGYLTDKTATEGPFVDITGTYDPVRSQPVIEITGIAKRPDPIYHGIMPAGAEHRLLMGAPYEPRIYQSVAGVTKVRDVLLTPGGAGYLHAVVQIEKQTEGDGKNAIMAAFAAHTSLKHVCVVDCDIAIHDPGDVEFAIATRVRGDRDIMIIPGVRGSSLDPSRIADGLNVKVGVDATIPAGKEEEYVRAGWDA comes from the coding sequence ATGCGTGACTTTATCGAAGAGCTGCGTGAGCGGGATCTCCTCATTGATGTGGAGGAAGAGACCGGTCTTGTCTTTGAAGCAGCGAAGATGGCAAAATCAACCGATAAGCCGCTTTTTTTCCATAAGTTCGGAGGCGGCAGCCGCGGTGTGATGAATGTCACCGCAACACGGGAGACACTGGCACTTGCCCTCGGTGTTGATCCGGCAGCCATGGTTCCCGCACTTGCCAGGTGCAGGTATGACGGCAGGGTTGTTGAGGAAGGTACCCTTCCAACCCATACCCCGGATCTCGGGCAGATTCCTGTCCTGACCCATTTTCCACTGGATGCAGGACCCTACATCACCGCCGGGATCGTCTTCTCCTCGTTTGGAGGGGTTGAGAATGCCGCAATCCACAGGATGCTGGTGACCGGCAAAGATCGGCTTACTGCCCGGATTGTCGAGGGGAGGCACACCTACCAGCTTCAGAGGTCTGCCTGCAGTGCCGGGGAGAAACTGCCGGTCGGGATAGCAATAGGTGTTCATCCTGCTGTCACCTTCGCCTCATGCACCCGTGTTCCCGAGGGAAAAGAACTTGCATATGCAGCCGAACTGATGGGCGGCGAGCTCCGGGTCCAGACTCTCCAGAATGGTGTCTGCGTACCAGAGGCAGAATATATCCTCGAAGGGTATCTCACCGACAAAACCGCGACAGAAGGGCCGTTTGTGGATATTACGGGAACCTATGATCCCGTCCGGAGCCAGCCGGTGATCGAGATCACCGGGATCGCAAAGAGGCCGGATCCGATCTATCATGGGATCATGCCGGCAGGTGCAGAGCACCGTCTCCTGATGGGAGCGCCGTATGAGCCCCGGATCTACCAGTCGGTTGCAGGGGTGACGAAGGTGCGCGACGTCCTCCTGACCCCGGGGGGTGCAGGCTATCTCCATGCGGTGGTGCAGATAGAGAAACAGACTGAAGGAGACGGGAAAAACGCGATCATGGCGGCATTTGCTGCACATACATCGCTGAAGCATGTCTGTGTCGTCGACTGCGATATCGCGATCCACGATCCCGGGGATGTCGAGTTTGCAATAGCAACCCGTGTCCGTGGCGACCGGGATATCATGATCATCCCCGGTGTCCGTGGCTCGTCCCTTGATCCGTCAAGGATTGCTGACGGGCTGAACGTGAAAGTCGGTGTGGATGCGACGATTCCCGCCGGAAAAGAAGAAGAATATGTCAGGGCAGGATGGGATGCATAA
- a CDS encoding pyruvoyl-dependent arginine decarboxylase → MVVPSKVFFTKGVGVHKDKLASFELALRKAGIEKYNLVYVSSIFPPHATIVAPEEGLQELNAGEIVYCVMARNETNEPNRLLSSAIGLALPKEANEYGYLSEHHAFGETAFVSGEYAEDLAATMLATTLGIEFDPDKAWQEREQIYKASGRIIKTTHICQSAEGDSDGRWVTVIAAAVFVL, encoded by the coding sequence ATGGTTGTTCCCTCAAAGGTTTTCTTTACGAAGGGTGTCGGTGTCCACAAGGACAAGCTGGCATCATTTGAACTGGCGCTCAGAAAAGCAGGTATCGAGAAGTACAATCTTGTCTATGTCTCGAGTATCTTCCCGCCCCATGCAACAATTGTGGCTCCCGAGGAGGGGCTACAAGAGCTGAATGCAGGTGAGATCGTCTACTGCGTGATGGCCCGGAATGAGACAAATGAGCCGAACCGGCTTTTATCCTCAGCAATAGGGCTTGCCCTGCCCAAAGAGGCAAATGAATACGGCTATCTCTCAGAGCACCACGCATTTGGAGAAACCGCGTTTGTCTCCGGTGAGTATGCAGAAGATCTCGCAGCAACAATGCTTGCAACAACCCTCGGTATCGAGTTTGATCCCGACAAGGCATGGCAGGAACGGGAACAGATCTATAAAGCAAGCGGCAGGATCATCAAGACAACCCATATCTGCCAGTCAGCAGAGGGAGATTCTGACGGCAGATGGGTGACAGTCATCGCAGCTGCAGTCTTTGTCCTGTAA
- a CDS encoding MBL fold metallo-hydrolase, with translation MQLSVLVENTTLIDRYYRGEPALSFFIEDGDTKILFDCGYSDIFLQNAEAMGINLLETDTIVLSHGHIDHTGGLPHLTAYHIRASSDKKRITRPVFLTHPATFTQKTAAEGVPVGCPLSPEYLRRFGEVTLTDKPLLITPRLLFLGEIPRYYPDRIQKSSAYIESPEGPKPDPVIEDSCLVYRSDRGLVLICGCTHAGIENTVRHARHICGDERIAAIIGGLHLYQADSARIREVAAWCAQSGVGDIYPCHCTGMPAAIALQQNHILTPIGVGTRLCWDSGEITDGQTLNFRHYE, from the coding sequence ATGCAGCTTTCTGTCCTTGTCGAGAACACCACACTGATCGATCGGTACTATCGCGGAGAGCCCGCCCTCTCCTTCTTTATCGAGGATGGCGATACAAAGATACTATTTGACTGCGGGTACTCGGACATCTTCCTTCAGAATGCAGAAGCAATGGGCATCAATCTTCTTGAAACTGACACTATTGTTCTCTCCCATGGCCATATCGATCACACAGGCGGGCTCCCCCACCTTACTGCATATCATATCCGGGCATCATCTGACAAAAAAAGGATCACCCGGCCGGTCTTTCTCACCCACCCGGCAACCTTTACCCAAAAGACTGCAGCAGAAGGAGTTCCCGTTGGCTGCCCCCTCTCCCCGGAGTATCTCCGGCGTTTTGGAGAGGTTACGTTAACAGACAAACCTCTTTTGATAACCCCCCGCCTCTTGTTTCTTGGAGAGATTCCACGATATTATCCTGACAGGATCCAGAAAAGCAGCGCATATATCGAATCGCCTGAAGGCCCAAAACCTGATCCGGTTATTGAGGATTCGTGTCTTGTCTACCGAAGTGACCGGGGTCTTGTCCTGATATGCGGGTGCACCCATGCCGGTATCGAGAATACAGTTCGCCATGCGCGCCATATCTGTGGGGATGAGAGAATTGCCGCAATAATTGGTGGACTCCATCTTTACCAGGCTGACTCAGCCAGGATCAGGGAGGTGGCGGCGTGGTGCGCGCAATCAGGGGTAGGTGACATCTACCCCTGCCACTGCACCGGAATGCCTGCTGCAATCGCACTCCAACAGAACCATATACTCACGCCAATTGGTGTTGGAACCAGGCTGTGCTGGGATTCGGGTGAGATTACTGATGGACAAACCTTAAACTTCAGACACTACGAATGA